Proteins from a genomic interval of Flavobacteriales bacterium:
- a CDS encoding gamma carbonic anhydrase family protein: MALIIPVRDIHPKYGDACWFAENATITGEVTMGNECSVWFNAVIRGDVHYIKMGNRVNVQDGAVIHATYKKSPTNIGNNVSIGHNALVHGCSIHDNVLIGMGAIVMDDCVVESGSIIAAGAVVLEGTHVKAGSIYAGVPAKKVKDVSEELVRGQIDRIAESYVMYSGWYT; the protein is encoded by the coding sequence GAAATATGGCGACGCCTGTTGGTTCGCCGAGAACGCCACCATCACCGGCGAGGTCACCATGGGCAACGAATGCTCGGTTTGGTTCAACGCCGTAATACGCGGCGATGTGCACTACATAAAGATGGGCAACCGAGTCAATGTGCAAGACGGGGCAGTGATCCACGCCACGTATAAGAAATCACCGACCAACATTGGCAATAACGTGAGTATCGGACACAATGCATTGGTGCACGGATGTAGCATACACGATAATGTACTCATAGGGATGGGTGCGATCGTGATGGACGACTGCGTAGTTGAAAGCGGCAGTATCATTGCGGCCGGAGCCGTGGTATTAGAAGGCACGCACGTAAAGGCGGGCTCTATTTATGCGGGGGTTCCGGCAAAAAAAGTGAAGGACGTGAGTGAGGAGCTCGTTCGCGGGCAAATCGATCGGATCGCGGAGAGTTATGTGATGTATTCGGGGTGGTATACGTGA